The proteins below come from a single Candidatus Didemnitutus sp. genomic window:
- a CDS encoding HAD-IA family hydrolase: MPIAKPKRRIRALVLDFDGVILDTESALIGAAAEVHRAHGVPFDPDTLLHGAGTVFAFDPWAAFPPEVPRRRLRAEHELACAAAFARLPLLPGVERWLDEAARLGLALGIASNSTNAYIGDHLSRLGLRGKFHVVTGRDGVAHPKPAPDVYLRTVERLGVRPEEAIAVEDSFTGATSARRAGLHVIGVPGPSTTGHDLSAAHHRVRSLAELSVSDAIARFLR, from the coding sequence GCTAAACCCAAGCGGCGCATTCGCGCGCTCGTCCTCGATTTCGACGGCGTGATCCTCGACACCGAATCGGCCCTGATCGGGGCTGCGGCAGAAGTGCACCGCGCGCACGGCGTGCCGTTCGATCCCGACACGCTGCTTCACGGCGCCGGCACGGTGTTCGCCTTCGATCCGTGGGCGGCATTTCCGCCGGAAGTCCCGCGGCGCCGCCTGCGCGCCGAACACGAGCTGGCTTGCGCTGCCGCCTTCGCGCGCCTGCCGCTGCTCCCCGGGGTGGAACGATGGTTGGACGAGGCCGCGCGGCTCGGCCTCGCGCTCGGCATCGCGTCGAACTCCACCAACGCCTACATCGGGGATCATCTCTCGCGCCTCGGTCTGCGCGGGAAATTCCACGTCGTGACCGGTCGCGATGGCGTGGCCCATCCGAAACCTGCACCCGACGTCTACCTGCGCACCGTCGAGCGACTCGGCGTGCGGCCGGAGGAGGCGATCGCCGTGGAGGATTCATTCACCGGCGCGACTTCCGCACGCCGTGCGGGACTGCACGTCATCGGCGTGCCGGGCCCCAGCACCACGGGCCACGATCTCTCGGCCGCGCATCATCGCGTTCGTTCGCTTGCCGAACTCAGCGTCTCCGACGCGATCGCGCGTTTTCTCAGGTAG